A genomic window from Streptomyces mirabilis includes:
- a CDS encoding PIG-L deacetylase family protein encodes MIRLGAGRLDRIVAVGAHCDDIAIGAGGTLLTLCHARPGVRIDVLVLSGGGSEREEEEQAALTAFCPGADLRLTVHKLPDGRLPAHWDEAKAAVEELRAGTEPDLVLAPRTDDAHQDHRGLAKLMTTAFRDHLVLGYEIVKWDGDLGRPAAYQPLSPEIAEQKVRLLQEHYPSQRHRPWYDREAFLGLARIRGIESHARYAEAFAVTKLTLDLGE; translated from the coding sequence GTGATCCGGCTCGGAGCCGGGCGGCTGGACCGGATCGTCGCGGTGGGCGCGCACTGCGACGACATCGCCATCGGCGCCGGCGGCACGCTGCTGACGCTGTGCCACGCACGGCCGGGTGTCCGCATCGACGTGCTGGTGCTCTCCGGCGGTGGCAGCGAGCGGGAGGAGGAGGAGCAGGCCGCGCTCACCGCCTTCTGCCCGGGCGCCGACCTGCGGCTGACCGTGCACAAGCTGCCGGACGGCCGGCTGCCCGCGCACTGGGACGAGGCCAAGGCCGCCGTCGAGGAGCTGCGCGCGGGGACGGAGCCGGATCTCGTCCTTGCCCCGCGCACCGATGACGCGCACCAGGATCACCGCGGTCTGGCGAAGCTGATGACAACCGCGTTCCGCGACCACCTGGTGCTCGGCTACGAGATCGTCAAGTGGGACGGCGATCTCGGCCGTCCGGCGGCGTACCAGCCGCTGTCGCCGGAGATCGCCGAACAAAAGGTGCGGCTGCTGCAGGAGCACTACCCCTCGCAGCGGCACCGGCCCTGGTACGACCGGGAGGCCTTCCTCGGGCTGGCCCGGATCCGCGGTATCGAAAGCCACGCGCGCTACGCCGAGGCGTTCGCCGTCACCAAACTCACTCTCGACCTGGGGGAATGA
- a CDS encoding glycosyltransferase — MHVLVVHNRYASAQPSGENKVVDQEVELLRAAGHRVEVFERRSDDIAARSLLGKAAVPLLVPWNPAVRAELAARLRTERPDVVHVHNVFPLLSPAVLAACADAGVPAVATLHNYTQICPPGTLQRDGRPCTECVGSAPLPAVRHGCYRSSRLATVPLAVSMSANRRRWWSGVERFFCISAAQRDVLVRAGMPAERLAVKHNFVPEPGAHRAGAGEHLLYLGRLAEAKGVRLLMAAWDEIAAGGGVGVPLVIAGTGPLEPEVTAWAAGRDDVRYVGLYDTAECRQAIARSVAVVAPSTWLEAFGLVVVEAMAAGVPVVAAGHGAFVELVEDGVTGLLHRPGESASLASRIRRIASEQDRNREMGQAARRRYEQGFSPAVGLERLVEGYRTAIAGRSGGGDSPSPMGNGNAGSRWGTRASRDGGSR; from the coding sequence ATGCACGTCCTCGTGGTGCACAACCGCTACGCCTCGGCGCAGCCGAGCGGGGAGAACAAGGTCGTCGACCAGGAGGTGGAGCTGCTGCGGGCGGCCGGCCACCGGGTCGAGGTGTTCGAGCGGCGCAGCGACGACATCGCCGCCCGCTCCCTCCTGGGCAAGGCCGCGGTGCCGCTCCTTGTGCCGTGGAACCCGGCGGTGCGCGCGGAGCTCGCCGCCCGGCTGCGCACCGAGCGGCCGGACGTGGTGCACGTCCACAACGTCTTCCCGCTCCTGTCGCCGGCGGTGCTGGCCGCCTGCGCCGACGCCGGCGTGCCCGCCGTCGCCACGTTGCACAACTACACGCAGATCTGCCCGCCCGGCACGCTGCAGCGGGACGGTCGGCCGTGCACCGAGTGCGTCGGGTCCGCGCCGCTGCCCGCCGTCCGGCACGGCTGCTACCGCAGCTCCCGCCTTGCGACGGTGCCGCTCGCGGTCAGCATGTCGGCCAACCGACGGCGGTGGTGGTCCGGCGTGGAGCGGTTCTTCTGCATCTCCGCGGCGCAGCGCGACGTGCTGGTGCGGGCCGGCATGCCGGCCGAGCGACTGGCGGTGAAGCACAACTTCGTGCCCGAACCGGGCGCTCACCGAGCGGGCGCCGGCGAGCATCTGCTCTATCTCGGCCGGCTCGCGGAGGCCAAGGGCGTGCGGCTTCTCATGGCCGCGTGGGACGAGATCGCCGCCGGCGGCGGTGTGGGCGTCCCGCTCGTGATCGCCGGTACGGGGCCGCTGGAACCGGAGGTGACCGCCTGGGCGGCGGGCCGGGACGACGTCCGGTACGTCGGCCTCTATGACACGGCGGAGTGCCGGCAGGCCATCGCGCGGTCGGTCGCCGTGGTGGCTCCCTCGACGTGGCTGGAGGCGTTCGGCCTGGTGGTCGTGGAGGCGATGGCGGCGGGGGTCCCGGTCGTCGCCGCCGGTCACGGCGCCTTCGTCGAACTCGTCGAGGACGGGGTGACCGGGCTGCTGCACCGACCGGGCGAGTCCGCGTCGCTCGCGTCCCGTATACGCCGGATCGCGTCCGAACAGGACCGGAACCGGGAGATGGGCCAGGCGGCCCGACGCCGTTACGAGCAGGGGTTCAGCCCGGCCGTCGGCCTTGAGCGCCTGGTGGAGGGGTACCGCACCGCGATCGCGGGTCGGTCCGGCGGCGGGGACAGCCCGTCGCCGATGGGGAACGGAAACGCTGGCTCGCGGTGGGGGACCCGCGCGAGCAGGGATGGGGGCAGTAGATGA
- a CDS encoding class I SAM-dependent methyltransferase, translating into MTRCRLCGSATLTSVVDLGATPPCESFLAADRLDQPEPTYPLHLRVCTDCWLAQIPPLITPEETFSEYAYFSSFSTSWVEHARTFVADAVQRVGLRPDAFVVEVASNDGYLLRHVVDRGIRCLGIEPSVNVGAAARDAGVPTLTEFLSPDTGSAVRAEHGPADLVVANNVYAHIPDVVGFTRGLRALVADDGWVSIEVQHLLTLIEENQYDTIYHEHFQYYTVASATRALASGGLALVDVELLPTHGGSIRLWARPAEVAGEPTRQVADVLDREKAAGLQELSGYTEFSARVAKVRRDLLRFLIEAAERGETVVGYGAPGKGNTLLNHCGIRPDLLPYTVDRNPYKHGRFTPGTRIPILPPEQIAADRPDYVLVLPWNLRAELVEQLSFVHDWGGRLVFPIPELSIVEVKP; encoded by the coding sequence ATGACACGATGCCGACTCTGCGGCTCGGCGACGCTCACGAGCGTCGTCGATCTGGGGGCGACCCCGCCGTGCGAGAGCTTTCTCGCCGCGGACCGACTGGACCAGCCGGAGCCGACGTACCCACTGCACCTGCGAGTCTGCACCGACTGCTGGCTCGCGCAGATCCCTCCGCTGATCACGCCGGAGGAGACGTTCAGCGAGTACGCGTACTTCTCCTCCTTCTCGACCTCCTGGGTGGAGCACGCCCGCACGTTCGTCGCCGACGCCGTACAGCGGGTGGGGCTCCGCCCCGACGCCTTCGTGGTCGAGGTCGCGAGCAACGACGGGTACCTGCTGAGGCACGTGGTGGACCGCGGGATCCGCTGCCTCGGCATCGAGCCCTCCGTGAACGTCGGCGCCGCCGCACGGGACGCGGGGGTGCCCACGCTCACGGAGTTCCTGTCCCCGGACACCGGCTCGGCCGTCCGCGCCGAGCACGGCCCGGCGGACCTGGTCGTGGCCAACAACGTGTACGCGCACATCCCCGACGTGGTCGGGTTCACCCGAGGGCTGCGCGCCCTGGTCGCCGACGACGGCTGGGTCTCCATCGAGGTACAGCACCTGCTGACCCTGATCGAGGAGAACCAGTACGACACGATCTACCACGAGCACTTCCAGTACTACACGGTCGCGTCCGCGACCCGAGCGCTGGCGAGCGGCGGACTCGCGCTCGTGGACGTCGAGCTGCTGCCCACGCACGGCGGCTCCATCCGGCTGTGGGCCCGGCCGGCCGAGGTGGCCGGCGAGCCGACCCGGCAGGTGGCCGACGTGCTGGACCGGGAGAAGGCCGCCGGACTGCAGGAGCTCTCCGGGTACACCGAGTTCTCCGCCCGGGTGGCCAAGGTGCGCCGGGACCTGCTGCGGTTCCTCATCGAGGCGGCCGAACGCGGCGAGACGGTCGTCGGCTACGGCGCCCCGGGCAAGGGCAACACCCTGCTCAACCACTGCGGCATCCGGCCCGACCTGCTCCCCTACACGGTCGACCGCAACCCCTACAAGCACGGCAGGTTCACCCCGGGCACCCGCATCCCGATCCTGCCGCCCGAGCAGATAGCCGCCGACAGACCGGACTACGTCCTCGTCCTGCCGTGGAACCTGCGGGCCGAGCTGGTCGAGCAGCTGTCCTTCGTCCACGACTGGGGCGGCCGACTGGTCTTTCCCATCCCGGAACTGAGCATTGTCGAGGTCAAGCCGTGA